The following coding sequences are from one Prosthecobacter vanneervenii window:
- a CDS encoding LptA/OstA family protein: MKTPTLLFIALLAGSAGALAQAPEDARPLFDFRKKKVDDDTAAKALNAAKEAVKQVPDSVKDKAKELLLSPDGVEMRQKALQAAQGMIQGGSSNSAAPTPVAAPAASTPAPAGSTPPAADAAPAPASPSIPVVEAPPPPPSGPRPKPLQPLNLDEVPKATKGQIDITAQKSAFFDANNNYGIYTGDVKARHPQMYIECEELELFMAKQEGGVLGAPKPKKPAPAASDADIVAPSKKKAENTAPPIDKADARGPMVTVEKVAEDGELQIGHCKHLIYDGKTGNTTLLEWPQVQAGNRLHKATEAGCIMVIDKAGKLTTTGGHETIVLQGDEATPRRSVQSLPPQ; the protein is encoded by the coding sequence ATGAAGACGCCCACCCTCCTGTTCATTGCCCTTCTGGCGGGCAGCGCCGGTGCGCTGGCCCAGGCCCCGGAGGATGCGCGCCCGCTTTTCGATTTCCGCAAAAAGAAGGTCGATGACGACACCGCCGCCAAGGCCCTCAATGCTGCCAAGGAAGCCGTCAAGCAGGTGCCTGACTCCGTCAAAGACAAGGCCAAGGAGCTCCTCCTCTCACCCGATGGCGTCGAGATGCGTCAGAAGGCCCTCCAGGCCGCCCAGGGTATGATTCAGGGCGGCAGCAGCAACAGCGCGGCCCCCACCCCCGTAGCGGCACCCGCCGCATCTACCCCGGCTCCGGCTGGCTCCACACCGCCTGCTGCCGACGCAGCACCCGCTCCGGCCTCTCCCAGCATTCCTGTCGTGGAGGCTCCGCCTCCTCCTCCTTCCGGTCCGCGTCCCAAGCCCCTCCAGCCGCTGAACCTCGACGAGGTGCCCAAGGCCACGAAAGGCCAGATCGACATCACCGCCCAGAAAAGCGCCTTCTTCGACGCCAATAACAACTACGGTATCTACACCGGAGACGTGAAGGCCCGCCACCCGCAGATGTACATCGAGTGCGAGGAGCTCGAGCTCTTCATGGCCAAGCAGGAGGGCGGAGTCCTCGGTGCCCCCAAGCCCAAAAAACCCGCGCCCGCCGCCAGTGATGCGGACATCGTGGCTCCCTCCAAAAAGAAAGCCGAAAACACCGCCCCTCCCATCGACAAGGCCGACGCCCGCGGCCCCATGGTCACCGTGGAAAAAGTCGCCGAAGATGGCGAGCTCCAGATCGGCCATTGCAAGCACCTCATCTACGACGGCAAAACCGGCAACACCACCCTGCTCGAATGGCCCCAGGTCCAGGCTGGCAACCGCCTCCACAAGGCCACCGAGGCTGGCTGCATCATGGTCATCGACAAAGCTGGCAAGCTCACCACCACCGGCGGTCACGAGACCATCGTTCTTCAGGGCGATGAGGCCACCCCCCGTAGAAGTGTCCAGTCCCTCCCTCCGCAGTGA
- the kdsA gene encoding 3-deoxy-8-phosphooctulonate synthase, whose translation MGLFSLPVVKIGSVSMDGTEPVFILGPCVIESEDFIWGVAEKLGAMAQQHGWRWVFKASYDKANRSAISSYRGLGCEAGCKLLAQIGAKLGVPVTTDVHTVEEAKQAAEHIDLLQIPAFLCRQTDLIVAAGETGRTVNVKKGQFMAPWDVKNIADKLVASGCQNFMFTERGTTFGYNNLVADMRSLYWMRELGYRAVMDATHSVQRPGGLGTATGGDGKLAPVLARAAVATGCDGVFMETHPDPAKAFSDGPNQIPLSQIAEVVETLRKIHGLVRDIS comes from the coding sequence ATGGGGTTGTTCTCTCTTCCGGTGGTGAAAATAGGATCGGTGTCCATGGATGGCACGGAGCCGGTGTTCATACTTGGCCCCTGCGTTATCGAGAGCGAGGACTTCATCTGGGGTGTCGCCGAAAAACTCGGCGCCATGGCGCAGCAGCACGGCTGGCGCTGGGTCTTCAAAGCCTCCTACGACAAGGCCAATCGCAGCGCCATCTCCTCTTACCGCGGCCTCGGTTGCGAGGCCGGGTGCAAGCTCCTCGCCCAGATCGGTGCCAAGCTCGGCGTCCCCGTCACCACCGACGTCCACACTGTTGAGGAGGCAAAGCAGGCCGCCGAGCATATCGACCTCCTCCAGATCCCCGCCTTCCTCTGCCGCCAGACCGACCTCATCGTTGCCGCAGGCGAAACCGGCCGCACCGTGAACGTCAAAAAAGGCCAGTTCATGGCCCCCTGGGATGTCAAAAACATCGCCGACAAGCTCGTCGCCTCCGGTTGTCAGAATTTCATGTTCACCGAGCGCGGCACCACTTTCGGCTACAACAACCTCGTGGCCGATATGCGCTCCCTCTACTGGATGCGGGAGCTCGGCTACCGCGCCGTCATGGACGCCACCCACAGCGTCCAGCGTCCCGGCGGTCTTGGCACCGCCACGGGCGGCGATGGCAAGCTCGCCCCCGTCCTCGCACGTGCCGCCGTGGCCACCGGCTGCGATGGCGTCTTCATGGAGACCCATCCGGACCCCGCCAAAGCCTTCTCAGACGGCCCCAATCAAATCCCCCTTTCGCAGATCGCGGAAGTGGTCGAAACCTTGCGCAAGATTCATGGCCTCGTTCGCGACATCTCTTGA
- the lptB gene encoding LPS export ABC transporter ATP-binding protein — translation MATRKKKPKNNDDGGNALPLPLVDGRPNGGVGGVNPDENTLLHTEGLKKVYDGRAVVNGVDIEVKKGEIVGLLGPNGAGKTTTFYMIVGLVQPNGGKVIFDGKTVTNEPMYMRSRFGMGYLPQEESIFRRLTVRENIMGVMETQPYSKSEREDQTQSLMEKFGIDHVADNLAITLSGGEKRRLTIARSLVTSPKLLMLDEPFSGVDPIAVSEIQEIIRMLRSAGLAILITDHNVRETLNIVDRAYLIFEGRVRRHGSKDFLVNDDEARRLYLGEGFTM, via the coding sequence ATGGCGACGCGAAAGAAAAAGCCGAAGAACAATGACGACGGCGGGAATGCACTGCCACTCCCTCTGGTCGATGGTCGTCCCAACGGCGGGGTAGGGGGCGTCAATCCAGACGAAAACACCCTCCTGCACACCGAAGGGCTCAAAAAAGTCTATGATGGTCGCGCCGTGGTCAATGGCGTCGATATTGAGGTCAAAAAGGGCGAGATCGTCGGCCTCCTCGGCCCCAACGGCGCCGGCAAGACCACCACCTTCTACATGATCGTAGGCCTCGTGCAGCCCAATGGCGGCAAGGTCATCTTTGACGGCAAGACCGTTACCAACGAGCCCATGTACATGCGCTCCCGCTTCGGCATGGGCTACCTCCCGCAGGAGGAGTCCATCTTCCGTCGCCTCACCGTCCGTGAAAACATCATGGGCGTCATGGAGACCCAGCCCTATTCCAAATCAGAGCGTGAGGACCAGACCCAGTCCCTCATGGAGAAATTCGGCATCGACCACGTCGCCGACAATCTCGCCATCACCCTCAGCGGTGGTGAAAAGCGCCGCCTCACCATCGCCCGCTCCCTCGTCACCTCGCCCAAGCTCCTCATGCTCGATGAGCCCTTCAGCGGCGTGGACCCTATCGCCGTCAGCGAGATCCAGGAGATCATCCGCATGCTCCGCAGCGCCGGCCTCGCCATCCTCATCACCGACCACAACGTGCGCGAAACCCTCAACATCGTGGACCGCGCCTACCTCATCTTCGAGGGCCGCGTGCGCCGCCACGGCAGCAAAGATTTCCTCGTCAATGATGACGAAGCCCGCCGCCTCTATCTCGGCGAGGGCTTCACCATGTAA